The genomic region CACCCGCGGGCCGCGCTGTCGTCGGTCGGCAGGCTTCCCGGCGCCGTGACCAACTGGAAGCGCTGGCCGTGGATGTGGGACGGGTGCACCTCCAGGTCCGTGTTCTGGGAGCGGCTTCGGCCTCGGGCTGGTGACCGTGAAGCCGCTCCAGGTCCAAGATCAGCCGGAGCAGGGCTCCCTGTTGTCGGGGCGTACAACTGGAGGGCCTGCTCGGCCCCACCTGGTTAGTTCGGGTTGCGTCGCTCGAGCACACGCCGCCGCCGATTCCGGCGCACCACCGACGCGCTCAAAGCCGAGGGCCTCGGCGTGCTCACCACCATCGACGTCCAGGACACGCTCCAGAAGAAGCTCGACGCCAACTTTCGCAGGTTCGTGATCCACGGCGCGTGCAGCCCCGTGCTCGCGCAGCGCGCGCTCACCGCCGAGCTGGGCGTGGGCTTGCTGCCATGCAGTGTGACCGTGTTCCAGGGCGACGGCGACAGCGTGGTGGTCCAGGTGGTGAAACCCGCCGCCATGTTCGAGGTCATCCAGAAACCGGAGCTGGAGCCCGTTGCCCGCGAGGCCGACGAGCGGCTGAAGCCGCCAAAATCTAGATCGACTTCGAGGTGACGCGGAGGGACAGCACCTTCAGCGCATCATTCATGGTGAGCGAGCAAGCCGCCGAGACGCCGAGCGCGATTGCGCACCACGCGAGTGGAAGCGCCTGCAGCCCAGGCAGCCCGAAGGTCGCGGCGGCGGTGCCGGCCACGAGGGCGACGACCATCGACAAACTCAACGTCCCGCTCGGCCACGAGCGCCAGAACGCGCGCCGCTCGCGCAACGAAGCCAGCGAGAAGGTCGAGAAGCCGAGCAGGATGACGAAGCTGTACGTCTCGAGCAGCCCTTGCTGGTGCTCGAGATCGAGCGGCCGCCACGCGAGCGCGAGCGCGCCCGCCGCCTCCGCGACCATCGCCACGCCCACCGCGAGCGCTGCGGGCAGGAACCGGCGCAAGTCCCAGCGCTGGGGTTCGGGCGCGTCCGGGGTCCGATCGGTGGCCAGCGCGACCTTGGGGAAGTCGGTCACGAAGGTGAGCACCAGCATGCCCAGCGCGGAGATCACGAAGCGCCCGGTGACGAAGTAGGCGAGGGTGACGAACGACGCGCTGAAGAGGGTGCGGCTCACCTTGCAGAGGATCCAGGTGAGCACGCGCTGAAACACGCCGCGGCCGGTCTCCACGAGCTGCACCAGGCTCGCGAGGCCCTCGCCGGTGAGCACCGCGCTGGCCGCTCCGCGCGCGACGTCGGTGGCCTCGCGGACGGCCACGCCCACCTCGGCCTGGCGCAGTGCGGGCGCGTCGTTGACGCCGTCGCCGGTCATGCCCACCACGTGCCCCGCGGCCTGGAGCGCCTTCACCACCGCGAACTTGTCCTCGGGGAAGACCTCGGCGAGACCGCCGACGCGGGTCAGGAGCGCGGAGGCCGTCGCGCCGTCGGGACCGCTCTCGCGCAGCTCGCTGGCGTGTGCGATCGAGCCCAACCCCAACCCGCTGGCCACACGTTGCGCGACGGGCGCGGCGTCGCCGGTGAGCATGAGCACGCGGACGCCGCGCTCGCGGAGCTCGTGCACGAGCTCGCCTGCATCGGGTCGGACCGGGTCCTCCAGCGCCAGCAGGCCCACCAGCCTCAGCGGCTCGCCCTCGCGCGCGCCTGCGACGGCGAGGATGCGCTGACCTGCACCGGCGCTGTCGTGGCTGCGGCGATCCACGGAGGCCGCAGCTTCGCCCGTGAGCCCGCAGAGCGCGGTCAGGGTGTTCAGCGCACCCTTCACCGCGTGCCAGCGGACGCCGTCCTGAAGCGCGACGGCCTCGGTCCGGCGCGTGTCGGCGGAGAAGGGCTTGAAGTCGAGCTGCTCGAAGGTGGGAAGGCCACGTTGTCGCGCTCCCTCCAGCACCGCGAGGTCGATGGGATCGCGGTTGGCGTCCTGGGAGGCCATGGCCGCGAGCCGAAGCACCTCGGTCTCGGTCGCACCATCGAGGGGAATCGCGGCCACGAGCTGGAGCTGGTTGCGGGTGAGGGTGCCGGTCTTGTCCACGCACAGCACGTCCATCGACGCCGCGTCCTCCGTGGCGTCGAGCCGGGTGACGAGCACGCCCGCGCGCAACAGCTCCGCAGCGCCAAACGACATGCTCACCGTGAACATCACCGGCAGCGCGACGGGGATCGCGCTCATGAGCAGCACCAGCGCGAGCGGCGCGACCTGTGACAGCGGCAGCCCACGGACGAGCGCCATGGCCGCGGCCAACACCACCAGCGCACCCACCACGGCGAAGAGCCAGCGGACCACGCGCGCCGTGACAGCCTCGACGTGCGAGTGGGGCTTCGCGGTCCGCACCAGCTCGGCGGTCCGGCCGAAGAGGGTGCGCGCGCCCGTGCGCAGCACCACCGCCGTGGCCTCGCCGCGCCGCACCACCGACCCCGAGAACGCGGGCTGCGCTTCGCGAACCTCGACCTCGCGCGACTCGCCGGTCAGCGACGATTGATCCACCCGCAGCTCGCCCGAGACGAGCTGCACGTCCGCGGGGACGAAGTCTCCGGCGCGCAAGCGGATGACGTCGCCGGCGACCAGCTCGGCCGCCGGGAGGCTCGACCAGCTCCCCATCCTCAGCACCCGCGCCGTCACCCGCAGCCGGCTGCGCAGCGCCTCCAGCGCGGTGGCGGCGCGCCGCTCCTCGGAGAACGAGATGACCGCGTTCACCAGCAGCAGCAGGAGCGAGAGCACCAGGTCGGCGCGCTTGCCGAGGGCCAGCGAGAGCACCGCGATGAGCTCCAGCATCCACGCCGAGAGGCCCCAGAACTTCCGGGCGAGCTGGCGCAGCCGGTTGGGCTTCTCCTCGGACAGCTCGTTGCGCCCATCGCGCACCTGGCGCGTGCCGACCTCGTCGGGCGAGAGCCCGCGCGCGGGATCCACGGCCAGCGCCCCGAGCGTCTGCGCGAGCGGGGGCGCGTCGCGGAGGGCGTCGAGCTTGGGCTTCGCGTCGGCGGGCAGGGCCATGGCGGGGAGGCTGGGAAAGCAAGAGCGGGGCCCGCCTCCTGCCAACCCGGCACGCCTCCAGGGTGGATCAAACTTGCCACAGGGTGGCTCAAAACGAACCACCGGCGTGCACCTGGGTTTGCAAGGTGGTGATCAGCTTCCAGCTCAAGTTGGTCGCGGTCTTGCTACGCACTCCCCTCCGCGCGAGCTGGGGGACAAGCCGATGCCGAACGGAGCGCTCTCCAGGCCTGGGGCCTTTCGACGCCGCGTCGCCCGGCAGCTCACGCTCATCGTCCTGGGCTTCGTGGCCCTCGGCGCGCTCAGCGGGGTGCTGATCGCTGCCATGGGGCGGCGCGTGCGTCACATCACCGCGGAGACCGCACCGGACCTGAGCAACCTCTCCAGCCTGGCGGCCACGGACCTCGACGTCTCCCTCGCCGTGAGCTCGCCCAGGCCCGTCGCGGATCCGGGGAGGCGCGAGCGGCTCCTCAGGGATGCTGCGCGACTGGAGGCGCTGAGCGCAGAGCTCGCGTCGTCGGAGCACCCGAACGCCGTGGCCGCGCAAAGGTCGGTCGCGAGCGCCATACGCACGTGGCTTTCGGCGGGGCCGGAGCAGGAGGCCGCGCTGCGCGAGTCGTTGCGGAGCGCGCTGGGCGCTGCGAGCCAACCCACCGAGGAGGCCCTCGCGGCAGAAGTCTCCCAAGCGGTCCAGGACGACCGCGCCGCGCGGCAAACACTCGCCTGGCTCGCCGTGGGATGCGTGCTCTCGGTGGCGCTCGCTGCGCTCGCCGCATCCAGGCTGCTCAACACCCTGCTCGAGGCGCTGGAGGAGTTCGAGCGAACCCAGATGCTGCGGCGGGCCGAAGCAGAGTCGCGCGCGGCCGAGCTGGACCGCTTCGCGTCCACCGTGGCCCATGACCTGCGCGGACCGTTGACGTCGGTGTCGCTCGCCTTGCAGCTCGCGGCCCGCGAGCTGCGCACGCCCCGGTTGCGCGCGGCCGTGGAGACCGGGCAGAGGACCATCCGGCGCCTCGACGAGATGATCCAAGAGCTCCTTTGCTTCGCCCGGAGCGGCGGCCAGCCCGATCCAGGTGCCCACGCAAACGTGGCCGAGGTGCTCGCGCAGCTCGACCAGGAGCTGCAGCCGCGGGCGGAGGCCCAGCACGCTCACCTGCACGTGAAGCGTGCGGACCCGATGGAGGTGGCCATGGGGCCGTCGGCGCTGCGCTCGGTGATCGCCAACCTCGTGGAGAACGCGATCAAGTACCTGGGCGCCTCGCCCACCCGAGAGGTCGAGGTCGACGCCGCCGCGACCCCGGACGCGGTGGAGATCCACGTCGTCGACACGGGGCAGGGAATTCCCCCCGACAAGCTCGAGGAGATCTTCCGGCCGTTTCGCCGCGCGACGCAGGCAGGCAGCGGCTTCGGGCTCGGGCTGGCCACCGTGAAGCGGCTCGTGGAGGCCTATGGCGGCCGGGTGCGCGTGGAGAGCGAGGTGGACAAGGGCTCGGTGTTCACCGTGCTCCTCCCGCGCGCGCACGGGTGAGCGGGGCGAAGGAGGTTCGCGTCACTTGAGATCGATGATCGGCGTCGCCTTGCCCTCGTCGGCGATGAGCACCTTGGCGTTGCTGGACCGCGCGAGCGCGTCCATGGCCTTGATGCGCTCCAGCTTGAGCACGGCCTCCGTGAGGTGGGTCTGCACCGCTTGCTCGTACTCGGCGGTGGCCTTGGCGTCGATGCGCTTGGCCTCGGCGGCGCCCTGGGCACGACTCACGACCTGCTGCGCCTCGGACTTGGCCCGCGCCTGCTCGCGCTCGTTCGCCGCCTGGGCTTCGAGGGCCTCGCGCTCCACCTGGGCCTTGCTCTCGATGAGGTGCTGCTCGGCCTCCTGCTTGGTCTTCTCGATGATGAACTTCATCTTCAATGAGCTCTGCTCGGCCTCGAGCTTGTTGTTGATGGCCTGCTGAATGGCCACGGGCAGGGTGACGTTGCGGATGAGCACCGCCTCCAGCTCGATGTGCCGGCCCTTGATCACCTTGTCCACGCCCTCGCGGATCTCGCGCTCGATGGCGTCGCGCTGGGTCGAGTAGATCTCCTCGGGCTGATAGCGGCCCACGACGCGCCGGGCCTGCGAGCGCAGCGTGGGCCCGAGCAGCACCGAGTAGTAGTGGAGCCCCAGGTCCTTGTGCAGCGCCACGACCTCTTCAGGGACGATGTGGTAGCGGATCGAGGCGTCGAGCTGGATCTGCAGCCCGTTGGCGGCGAGCACCTCCAGCTGCTCGTCGCGCTCCTGCGAGCGCGTTTCGTAGACGGTGGGCCGATCGAAGAAGCCGATGGTGTACTGCCCTTCGTTGTAGACGGTGTTCTTCACGCCGTCGGTGGTCCAGAGCACGCCGACCTGTCCGGAGTCGACGGTGAGGGTCGAGCAACCTGTGCCGAGCATGAGGGGAACCACCAGCCAGGACCAACGGTTCATGACTGCCTCCAGTGCCGAGCGCTCCGGC from Deltaproteobacteria bacterium harbors:
- a CDS encoding DUF302 domain-containing protein — encoded protein: MRRSSTRRRRFRRTTDALKAEGLGVLTTIDVQDTLQKKLDANFRRFVIHGACSPVLAQRALTAELGVGLLPCSVTVFQGDGDSVVVQVVKPAAMFEVIQKPELEPVAREADERLKPPKSRSTSR
- a CDS encoding HAD-IC family P-type ATPase; this translates as MALPADAKPKLDALRDAPPLAQTLGALAVDPARGLSPDEVGTRQVRDGRNELSEEKPNRLRQLARKFWGLSAWMLELIAVLSLALGKRADLVLSLLLLLVNAVISFSEERRAATALEALRSRLRVTARVLRMGSWSSLPAAELVAGDVIRLRAGDFVPADVQLVSGELRVDQSSLTGESREVEVREAQPAFSGSVVRRGEATAVVLRTGARTLFGRTAELVRTAKPHSHVEAVTARVVRWLFAVVGALVVLAAAMALVRGLPLSQVAPLALVLLMSAIPVALPVMFTVSMSFGAAELLRAGVLVTRLDATEDAASMDVLCVDKTGTLTRNQLQLVAAIPLDGATETEVLRLAAMASQDANRDPIDLAVLEGARQRGLPTFEQLDFKPFSADTRRTEAVALQDGVRWHAVKGALNTLTALCGLTGEAAASVDRRSHDSAGAGQRILAVAGAREGEPLRLVGLLALEDPVRPDAGELVHELRERGVRVLMLTGDAAPVAQRVASGLGLGSIAHASELRESGPDGATASALLTRVGGLAEVFPEDKFAVVKALQAAGHVVGMTGDGVNDAPALRQAEVGVAVREATDVARGAASAVLTGEGLASLVQLVETGRGVFQRVLTWILCKVSRTLFSASFVTLAYFVTGRFVISALGMLVLTFVTDFPKVALATDRTPDAPEPQRWDLRRFLPAALAVGVAMVAEAAGALALAWRPLDLEHQQGLLETYSFVILLGFSTFSLASLRERRAFWRSWPSGTLSLSMVVALVAGTAAATFGLPGLQALPLAWCAIALGVSAACSLTMNDALKVLSLRVTSKSI
- a CDS encoding HAMP domain-containing histidine kinase — translated: MPNGALSRPGAFRRRVARQLTLIVLGFVALGALSGVLIAAMGRRVRHITAETAPDLSNLSSLAATDLDVSLAVSSPRPVADPGRRERLLRDAARLEALSAELASSEHPNAVAAQRSVASAIRTWLSAGPEQEAALRESLRSALGAASQPTEEALAAEVSQAVQDDRAARQTLAWLAVGCVLSVALAALAASRLLNTLLEALEEFERTQMLRRAEAESRAAELDRFASTVAHDLRGPLTSVSLALQLAARELRTPRLRAAVETGQRTIRRLDEMIQELLCFARSGGQPDPGAHANVAEVLAQLDQELQPRAEAQHAHLHVKRADPMEVAMGPSALRSVIANLVENAIKYLGASPTREVEVDAAATPDAVEIHVVDTGQGIPPDKLEEIFRPFRRATQAGSGFGLGLATVKRLVEAYGGRVRVESEVDKGSVFTVLLPRAHG